The Candidatus Thermoplasmatota archaeon genome window below encodes:
- a CDS encoding FtsX-like permease family protein, with product MGASARLAFGEIREHAGVYLTITLIVALAMAVFTTQNALNAYQEHVNEKTVKLMYGDATVTVHPIEARRLMTGAPPMDDAGAIAERIRANGHEAVLRAAADGTMYPHAFKDGRYTVDGGAFWGVDVARDPLVTTLRERIVEGAYFDANRTYTQAAMGAPMGREHQNKPTVTGYGDPRVSFPQFYTGQQKPYPVIIGKATQELYGVEIGDVLLTNVLTSPDQGSFATPFFEVIGVYQIGQPKFEELMYFAPIESIQEVRAWNAATANYVIAKAAPGSTPEALVAAAEDASPGRGVHTASDLKTLWTGNLGAVATAILYTTVAAALLLSATAVKFVMDSIVVRKTREIGTLKALGATDGAVARVFLYQAALVGLAAGGLGLAIAHLVMGEVAKAGVTVESMLGSKLEIRFLVTQDAVALALALPLVAALVAAIVPALRVARLSPVEAMRRGDVAAAPRRSRRASRRPTAGRLARGDLADHAGLYAVIVAVVAIALAVYGLQEGFRANLDQQVQVAVRDTISGDAMLLAQGQSIRDAVAGAPAIADAAGLADAIAKKPGWNASLRTNMEGLVYFGEGEEADIDAGILYGIDVDRDHDVLSLQDKIVAGAYFEPGRSYAAGVEPVAQRTIPLWFPAVFEPFRGPLAPTMPTYPILVGEATAKSRKLSVGDEFVGLFNSPTADDPQRRVNAIFRVHGVYASGLPFNDLLMYYIPLDAANELRGFAPGEASLVVVKAPAGMERADVRATLERDHPGFVVYTWHDWALYFVGAVFDAMALMTLAAIAVTLALAAVAILYAMDATVKRKTREIGTLKALGATDATILGLFLRQALVVGVAAGLAGLALLHLGIAWLDAADVAAELPLGVTEKIRFLVTPATTLFVVATPVAVAVLASVVPAWRAARLSPVEALREGDLAL from the coding sequence GTGGGCGCGAGCGCGAGGCTGGCGTTCGGCGAGATCCGCGAGCACGCGGGCGTGTACCTCACGATCACGCTCATCGTCGCGCTCGCGATGGCCGTCTTCACCACGCAGAACGCGCTGAACGCCTACCAGGAGCACGTCAACGAGAAGACGGTGAAGCTCATGTACGGCGACGCGACCGTCACCGTCCATCCGATCGAGGCGCGGCGCCTCATGACGGGCGCGCCGCCGATGGACGACGCGGGCGCGATCGCGGAGCGCATCCGCGCGAACGGACACGAGGCCGTCCTGCGCGCGGCGGCGGACGGGACGATGTATCCGCACGCGTTCAAGGACGGCCGCTACACCGTGGACGGCGGCGCCTTCTGGGGCGTGGACGTCGCCCGCGACCCGCTCGTGACGACGCTTCGCGAGCGCATCGTCGAGGGCGCCTACTTCGACGCGAACCGCACCTACACGCAGGCCGCGATGGGCGCGCCCATGGGCCGCGAGCACCAGAACAAGCCGACGGTCACGGGCTATGGCGACCCGCGCGTCTCGTTCCCCCAATTCTACACGGGCCAGCAGAAGCCGTACCCGGTCATCATCGGGAAAGCGACGCAGGAGCTCTACGGGGTCGAGATCGGCGACGTCCTCCTCACGAACGTGCTCACGAGCCCCGACCAGGGCTCCTTCGCGACGCCCTTCTTCGAGGTCATCGGGGTCTACCAGATCGGACAGCCGAAGTTCGAGGAACTCATGTACTTCGCGCCGATCGAGAGCATCCAGGAGGTGCGCGCCTGGAACGCGGCGACCGCGAACTACGTGATCGCGAAAGCCGCGCCGGGATCGACGCCCGAGGCGCTCGTCGCCGCGGCGGAGGACGCCTCGCCCGGGCGCGGCGTGCACACGGCCTCCGACCTCAAGACGCTCTGGACCGGCAACCTCGGCGCCGTCGCGACCGCGATCCTCTACACGACCGTCGCGGCGGCGCTCCTCCTCTCCGCGACCGCGGTGAAGTTCGTGATGGACTCCATCGTCGTGCGCAAGACGCGCGAGATCGGCACGCTCAAGGCCCTCGGCGCCACGGACGGCGCGGTCGCGCGGGTCTTCCTGTACCAGGCCGCGCTCGTCGGCCTCGCCGCGGGCGGCCTCGGGCTCGCGATCGCCCACCTCGTCATGGGCGAGGTCGCGAAGGCCGGCGTCACGGTCGAGAGCATGCTCGGGTCGAAGCTCGAGATCCGATTCCTTGTGACGCAGGACGCAGTCGCCCTCGCCCTTGCGCTCCCGCTCGTCGCGGCGCTCGTCGCCGCGATCGTGCCGGCCCTGCGCGTCGCGCGCCTCTCGCCCGTCGAGGCGATGCGCCGCGGCGACGTCGCCGCCGCGCCGCGCCGGTCGCGCCGCGCGAGCCGTCGCCCCACCGCGGGCCGCCTCGCGCGCGGCGACCTCGCCGATCACGCGGGGCTCTACGCGGTGATTGTCGCGGTCGTCGCGATCGCGCTTGCGGTCTACGGCCTGCAGGAGGGATTCCGCGCGAACCTCGACCAGCAGGTGCAGGTCGCGGTGCGCGACACGATCAGCGGCGACGCGATGCTGCTGGCGCAGGGCCAGTCGATCCGCGACGCCGTCGCGGGCGCGCCCGCGATCGCCGACGCGGCGGGGCTCGCGGACGCGATCGCGAAGAAGCCCGGATGGAACGCGTCCCTGCGCACCAACATGGAGGGGCTCGTCTACTTCGGCGAGGGCGAGGAGGCCGACATCGACGCGGGCATCCTCTACGGCATCGACGTGGACCGCGACCACGACGTCCTCAGCCTCCAGGACAAGATCGTCGCGGGCGCCTACTTCGAGCCCGGCCGCTCGTACGCGGCGGGCGTCGAGCCCGTCGCGCAGCGCACGATCCCCCTCTGGTTCCCCGCCGTCTTCGAGCCCTTCCGCGGCCCGCTCGCGCCGACGATGCCCACGTACCCGATCCTCGTCGGCGAAGCCACCGCGAAGAGCCGCAAGCTTTCGGTCGGCGACGAGTTCGTGGGGCTCTTCAACAGCCCGACCGCGGACGACCCGCAGCGGCGCGTGAACGCGATCTTCCGCGTGCACGGCGTCTACGCGTCCGGCTTGCCGTTCAACGACCTCCTCATGTACTACATCCCGCTCGACGCCGCAAACGAGCTGCGCGGCTTCGCGCCCGGCGAGGCGTCGCTCGTCGTCGTGAAGGCGCCCGCCGGCATGGAGCGGGCCGACGTGCGCGCGACGCTCGAGCGCGACCACCCCGGCTTCGTCGTCTACACGTGGCACGACTGGGCCCTTTACTTCGTGGGCGCGGTCTTCGACGCGATGGCGCTCATGACCCTCGCCGCGATCGCGGTCACGCTCGCCCTCGCGGCGGTCGCGATCCTCTACGCGATGGACGCGACGGTGAAGCGCAAGACGCGCGAGATCGGCACGCTCAAGGCGCTCGGCGCGACCGACGCGACCATCCTCGGCCTCTTCCTCCGGCAGGCCCTCGTCGTCGGCGTCGCCGCGGGCCTCGCGGGCCTTGCGCTCCTCCACCTCGGCATCGCGTGGCTCGACGCCGCCGACGTCGCGGCGGAACTTCCGCTCGGCGTCACCGAGAAGATCCGCTTCCTCGTGACGCCCGCGACCACGCTCTTCGTCGTCGCGACGCCCGTGGCCGTCGCCGTCCTCGCGAGCGTCGTCCCCGCATGGCGCGCCGCGCGGCTCTCGCCCGTCGAGGCGCTGCGCGAGGGCGACCTCGCGCTTTGA
- a CDS encoding sialidase family protein, translating into MAVRPLAVLAVASALALAGCLGASAPPAGAPSIVERDPLPAGLTVLNGTGLLPALPAGFNGTLPSALQFLLGERGGEPNVGVTSKGTVFITADDHVMRSEDGGATWKSVYEFGSVHPPQVPGVPVSTQDPIGNNDPYLWVDPITDRIFAPLMFPILTCSEHIWSDDDGKTWLEKPMGCGLPLVDHQRMATGPPSAKGPQPIKAVYPNVVYYCYFKLVSTNCAVSYDGGLTYPIDQPIATRQDACSAQNGTPAVAKDGTVYVPMARFCPVPQVAVSEDNGQTWEIRKAPATAGTWGGNIDPDVTVTPDGTLYLMYEGDTTLPTLLRSKDKGKTWEGPWTMSPPEVKGAVFTVITSGDDGRLAFGYLGTASDVRDPSEAPADTRWHAYLGWSLDANATDPTFVNLRVTPDEDPVQIGCVWLKGGGNPCRNLLDFIDLHVGPEGRAYMAITDGCTKDCAGNPSATNENSRRRDTAVIVQQAGPSLFASVGMLAPLHANLSASAPGQVVFGTPAHDPVLDGTPDATPPARLPRERR; encoded by the coding sequence ATGGCCGTCCGCCCCCTCGCCGTCCTGGCCGTCGCAAGCGCCCTCGCCCTCGCCGGGTGTCTCGGCGCGAGCGCCCCGCCCGCCGGCGCCCCGAGCATTGTCGAACGCGACCCCCTCCCCGCGGGTCTCACGGTGCTGAACGGGACGGGCCTCCTTCCCGCGCTTCCCGCGGGCTTCAACGGAACCCTGCCCTCGGCGCTCCAGTTCCTGCTTGGCGAGCGCGGCGGGGAGCCGAACGTCGGCGTGACCTCGAAAGGCACCGTCTTCATCACCGCGGACGACCACGTGATGCGCTCGGAGGACGGCGGCGCGACGTGGAAGTCGGTTTACGAGTTCGGAAGCGTCCACCCGCCCCAGGTGCCGGGCGTTCCCGTGAGCACGCAGGACCCCATCGGCAACAACGATCCCTACCTGTGGGTCGACCCGATCACGGACCGCATCTTCGCGCCCCTCATGTTCCCCATCCTCACCTGCTCCGAGCACATCTGGAGCGACGACGACGGCAAGACGTGGCTCGAGAAGCCGATGGGCTGCGGCCTCCCGCTCGTCGACCACCAGCGCATGGCGACCGGCCCGCCCTCGGCGAAGGGTCCGCAGCCGATCAAGGCCGTGTACCCGAACGTCGTATACTATTGCTACTTCAAGCTCGTCTCCACGAACTGCGCCGTGAGCTACGACGGCGGCCTCACGTACCCCATCGACCAGCCGATCGCGACGCGGCAGGACGCCTGCTCCGCCCAGAACGGCACGCCCGCGGTCGCGAAGGACGGCACCGTCTACGTGCCGATGGCGCGCTTCTGCCCGGTTCCGCAGGTCGCGGTCTCGGAGGACAACGGCCAGACGTGGGAGATCCGCAAGGCGCCCGCGACGGCCGGCACGTGGGGCGGCAACATCGACCCGGACGTGACGGTCACGCCCGACGGCACGCTCTACCTCATGTACGAGGGCGACACGACGCTCCCGACGCTCCTCCGCTCGAAGGACAAGGGCAAGACGTGGGAGGGGCCGTGGACGATGTCCCCGCCCGAGGTCAAGGGCGCGGTCTTCACCGTCATCACGAGCGGCGACGACGGCCGCCTCGCGTTCGGCTACCTCGGCACCGCGTCCGACGTGCGCGACCCGAGCGAGGCGCCCGCGGACACGCGCTGGCACGCGTACCTCGGCTGGAGCCTTGATGCGAACGCGACGGACCCGACGTTCGTGAACCTCCGCGTGACGCCCGACGAGGACCCCGTGCAGATCGGCTGCGTGTGGCTCAAGGGCGGCGGCAACCCCTGCCGCAACCTCCTCGACTTCATCGACCTGCACGTCGGGCCCGAAGGGCGCGCGTACATGGCGATCACGGACGGATGCACGAAGGACTGCGCCGGGAACCCCTCCGCGACGAACGAGAACTCGCGCCGCCGCGACACGGCCGTGATCGTGCAGCAGGCGGGCCCCTCGCTCTTCGCCTCCGTCGGGATGCTCGCGCCGCTCCACGCGAACCTGAGCGCGAGCGCGCCGGGCCAGGTCGTGTTCGGCACGCCCGCGCACGATCCGGTCCTCGACGGGACGCCGGACGCGACCCCGCCCGCGCGCCTTCCGCGCGAACGCCGTTGA
- a CDS encoding 30S ribosomal protein S13 yields MADQKDDFKYIVRIANTDLDGNDQVEVGLAGVKGIGIRTAALVAEKAGVPRYMKVGNLSDEQVNALAGAVDQLAEIAPTWMLNRQKEIESGEDLHVIGSELEGKRRDDLNRLKKIQSYRGIRHGSGQKVRGQRSRSNGRTGLTMGVIKKKEGSQPAGDKK; encoded by the coding sequence ATGGCAGACCAGAAGGACGATTTCAAGTACATCGTGCGTATCGCCAACACCGACCTGGACGGCAACGACCAGGTCGAGGTCGGCCTTGCGGGCGTGAAGGGCATCGGCATCCGGACCGCGGCGCTCGTCGCGGAGAAGGCCGGCGTGCCGCGCTACATGAAGGTCGGCAACCTCTCGGACGAGCAGGTCAACGCCCTCGCGGGCGCCGTGGACCAGCTCGCGGAGATCGCGCCCACGTGGATGCTCAACCGCCAGAAGGAGATCGAGTCCGGCGAGGACCTCCACGTCATCGGCTCGGAGCTCGAAGGCAAGCGCCGCGACGACCTCAACCGGCTGAAGAAGATCCAGAGCTACCGCGGCATCCGCCACGGCTCGGGCCAGAAGGTCCGCGGCCAGCGCTCCCGCTCGAACGGCCGCACGGGTCTCACGATGGGCGTCATCAAGAAGAAGGAAGGCTCCCAGCCCGCCGGAGACAAGAAGTGA
- a CDS encoding 30S ribosomal protein S4, whose product MGDPKFSRPKYETPSHPWQAQRIKEERDLVKKYGLKNKTEVWKARSLLRSIRGQARDLQGKQRLDDPQVNRETRGLLSRLYRAGMLEENATLDDVLSLNVEAVLVRRLQTQAYLKGLAATPSQARQLIIHGHIAINGSRVTIPGMILPRADEGGIQYTANSPLTNEQHPVRPKFEAPPELRDAPAPEERRGGGGRGGGRGRGGPGGRGRGGGSKPRGGRRPAGEGQSQGGG is encoded by the coding sequence ATGGGCGACCCGAAATTCTCCCGTCCGAAGTACGAAACGCCGTCCCACCCGTGGCAGGCGCAGCGCATCAAGGAAGAGCGCGACCTCGTCAAGAAGTACGGCCTCAAGAACAAGACCGAGGTCTGGAAGGCCCGCTCGCTCCTCCGCAGCATCCGCGGCCAGGCCCGCGACCTCCAGGGCAAGCAGCGCCTGGACGACCCGCAGGTCAACCGCGAGACGCGCGGTCTCCTCTCCCGCCTCTACCGCGCGGGCATGCTCGAGGAGAACGCGACGCTCGACGACGTCCTCTCGCTCAACGTCGAGGCCGTCCTCGTGCGCCGCCTCCAGACGCAGGCCTACCTGAAGGGCCTCGCGGCGACGCCGAGCCAGGCGCGCCAGCTCATCATCCACGGCCACATCGCGATCAACGGCAGCCGCGTCACGATCCCCGGGATGATCCTTCCCCGCGCGGACGAGGGCGGCATCCAGTACACCGCGAACTCGCCGCTCACGAACGAGCAGCACCCGGTGCGCCCCAAGTTCGAGGCGCCGCCGGAGCTGCGCGACGCCCCGGCGCCCGAAGAGCGCCGCGGTGGCGGCGGTCGCGGCGGCGGCCGCGGTCGCGGCGGCCCGGGCGGTCGCGGTCGCGGCGGCGGCTCGAAGCCCCGCGGCGGTCGCCGACCGGCCGGTGAGGGCCAGTCGCAGGGAGGTGGCTAA